From the Manis javanica isolate MJ-LG chromosome 11, MJ_LKY, whole genome shotgun sequence genome, one window contains:
- the GSTP1 gene encoding glutathione S-transferase P: MPPYTIVYFAVRGRCEAMRMLLADQGQSWKEEVVTKETWLQGPLKASCLYGQLPKFQDGDLTLYQSNAILRHLGRTLGLYGKDQLEAALVDMVNDGVEDLRCKYTTLIYTNYEAGKEDYVKALPGHLKPFETLLSQNQGGQAFIVGDQISFADYNLLDLLLNHQVLAPGCLDSFPLLSVYVARLSARPKLKAFLASPEHVNRPINGNKKQ, translated from the exons A TGCCGCCCTACACCATTGTCTACTTTGCTGTTCGAG GACGCTGCGAGGCCATGCGCATGCTGCTGGCTGACCAGGGCCAGAGCTGGAAGGAGGAGGTGGTGACCAAGGAGACCTGGCTGCAGGGCCCACTCAAGGCGTCCTGT CTGTATGGGCAGCTCCCCAAGTTCCAGGACGGAGACCTCACTCTGTACCAGTCCAATGCCATCCTGAGACACCTGGGTCGCACCCTCG GGCTGTATGGGAAGGACCAGCTGGAGGCGGCCCTGGTGGACATGGTGAATGACGGCGTGGAGGACCTCCGCTGCAAATACACCACCCTCATCTACACCAACTAC GAGGCAGGCAAGGAGGACTATGTGAAGGCACTGCCGGGGCACCTGAAGCCATTTGAGACCCTGCTATCCCAGAACCAGGGGGGCCAAGCCTTCATTGTGGGTGACCAG ATCTCCTTTGCAGACTACAACCTGCTGGACTTGCTGCTGAATCACCAGGTCCTGGCCCCCGGCTGCCTGGACTCCTTCCCCCTGCTCTCAGTCTATGTGGCGCGCCTCAGCGCCCGGCCCAAGCTCAAGGCCTTCCTGGCCTCCCCTGAGCACGTGAACCGCCCCATCAACGGCAACAAAAAACAGTGA